The genomic window gtctacgtaagaccttacagctcacagtgcatgtcagagcaaatgagaatcatgaggttgaaggaactgcccaaggagctcagagacagaactgtggcaaggcacagatcaggccaaggttacaacagaatttctgcagcactcaaggttcctaagagcgcagtggcctccataatccttaaatggaccagaactcttcctagacctgagcaatcgtgggagaagagccttggtgagagaggtaaagaagaacccaatgatcactgtggctgagctccagagactcagcagggagatgggagaaagttccacaaagtcaactatcactgcagccctccaccagttgAGTGGCCCCacggaagcctctcctcagtgcaagacgtATGAAAGCCCGCAGAGAGTTTGCCAACAAACACaggaaggactcccagactgtaagaaataagattctctggtctgatgagaccaagattgaactttttggtgttaattctaagtatgtgtggagaaaaccaggcactgctcatcacctgcccagtacaatcccaacagtgaaacacgGTGGTGGCAGcgtcatgctatgggggtgtttttcagctgcagggacaggacgactggttgcaattgaaggaaagatgaatgcagccaagtacagagatatcctggaagaaaacctcttccagagtgctcaggacctcagactgggccgaaggttcaccttctAACAAGACAATGAcgctaagcacacagctaaaataacaaagGAGTGACttcggaacaactctgtgaccattcttgattGGCCCAGCCAGAGCCTTGACCTTaaccaattgagcatctctggagagacctgaacatgtctgtgcaCCAACGTTCATCATCCAACCTGACacaactggagaggatctgcaaggaagaatggcagaggatcctctaatccaggtgtgaaacacttgttgcatcattaCCAAGacgactcatggctgtactactCAATACcgagcaaaggctctgaatacttatgaccatgtgatatttcactttttcttttttaatacagttctacatttttgtttctgtcaagatgtggtggAGTAATGAGATtaattaatgagaaataaaatgaacttttttgattttagcaaatggctgtaatgaaacaaagagtgaaaaatttaaaggggtctgaatactttctgtacccactgtgtgtgtgtgtgtgtgtgtgtgtgtgtatatatatatatatatgtgtgtgtgtgtgtgtatgtgtgtatatatgtatatgtgtgtatatatatatatatatatatatatatatatatatatatatgtatatatatatgtatgtatatatgtatatgtatacatatatacatatatacatatatatatatatatatatatatatatgtatatatgtatatgtatatatatatatatatatatgtgtatatgtatatatatatatatatgtatatatgtgtatatatatgtatacatatttcaCGATAAAAATTAATTTATGATGCATGATTAATCTTCaactaaaaaaacataaaacaaaacccCCATTAtaaatttttatatatatatatatatatatatatatatataaataagtggtgggccacatgaagTCGCCGCCAGTTTGAGACCTTTGttgtagactgttatatttgatacagggatggttgttcatctgtcctcatacGTTTTTAAAATGACGTCTACTATtacaaaacactaaaactaataaaaaataaactaaaactaagcatttaaaACGAATAGAAACTAGCAAACCCGCTCTAAAagattatgtatttattttttttaaaataataataaaaaaataaaaaaataaaaaaataacctaatgaaaaatgaaactaTTCTAACCTTGTTcctgacacaaacactgtgcacacacacctaAACATTTGGTTTGTCCCACAGCGTACACAGATGCAGCTCGAGGTTTGTTGGTGACCAGTGCAAGTTCCCCGAAGTATTGTCCTCTGGAGCAGCGagccacctccacctcctccacctcctccacctcctccaccccgTCCACACCGACCTTCATCTGTGACACACAGGGTAAGTAAGAGTTCTGGAGACATGTGGTTCACATTTATGTTGTGCCACAGAgtcaaatgtgaaaaacaaaggtaaatactgtttgtttatgttttttttttgactgtgcTTACTTTGCCTTTTATCGTTATCCTCACTTCTCCTGATTCCACAATGTAGAAACAGTCGGCCGTCtccccctgcacacacacacaaacaccacagttatgtttaacccttagaCCAGGATATATAGGAATGTGtcatatagagtgtcttatatccttttattTCCAgaacaacctaggcaatctgatgaaacaattctttttttcaccaactatataaacacacctgagcaaaaagtactcaaaatgtttaaaaccggattgaatttgtgaaatttggaaatacgtcacagtttttcaaaagaaaaacacatctattttgtgacttctgcacaattattgcatTTTCATTTATCATGTGTGgtttctaagctttccaacCATGTTgaacacatggaaatctgaaaatatttgaagaagatgttTGAATGTAGAAAACTCCTCAAACTGGTTCAGGGAGAATTTCACCCTCTGGGAGCCGAGAGacagaatcatcacatttacatagtccaacccCCTCTCTCTGATGTCTGTTAGCCCACAGGACAGAAACATATGTCTGCAGTTTAATTTCAGATACATGAATCACACGACAACAACGACACTGTACCTGTGTTATTACACACTCTCCATCTTTGAACGCTCGCGCTCCCAGAACATCGACGATCTTCATTCTTTCAGAGAGCTTGTGGAGAAAGAACATAACATCTACTGTGAGGACATACCTGAGGGGACTCAGTGTGCGTCCTCCATTATTATTGTCTTTGCGTTCGTGTCTGAGGGACAAACCTCGAGAGACTTCAGGAGAGGAACACTCTCAACGAAGACCTCGTACGTCCGCCTTTTCTTGGCGTTGTTTTTCACAATCAGTCGGTGAAACGTGGCTCGATCCTGAAAAAGACGTTTGGTGTTGAACATATGTCAGTATCTTCAGCCACAACCTACATGACGAGAAAACTTCCACATAACGACGGACAAATGctgacaagaaaagaaaaatgtctttgaCAGTAACTCCATTGGACTCACCAGGCCCCACAGAGCGCCCTCCTGCGTTGCAATGATGGTCGCAGCTCGCGGCGTGTTGTACATGAGAGCCAGCTCACCAAAACTCCCCTTGTTGTCGTACTTACCAACACACACGTCTGCTCCGTCCTTCTGTACAAAAATATCATACACACCTCTGGGAAATGACACGGAGAGAATTATGGGACATTGTCAGACAAACATAACATGAGGTTTAAATATCACCAAGAAGACCACaggaaatctctctctctctctcacttctccACGACATAGAAATTGTCTCCGTCGTCTCCTTGATCTATGATGTGCTCCTGAGCTTTGACCAGCACCTCGAACATGGCGTCCAAAACCTCGGAGAACTGCTCCTGGAAGAGATAAAGTCAAGTTCATGcgtcatccatcttctaccgctgtatcctccacctaaggagtgctgtgccaatcccagctgacataggccagtccatcgcagggacacatagagacagacacatCTAcggtccaatttacctaatccccatatagatagatagatagatagatagaatacaacattgaatgtgtgtctgtttgtttgtttttaccctCTCCAGTGTTTTAAACAGTAAAATGTCTCTGCACGCGTCCTGAAGTCTGTGACGCTGCTCGTCTGTTTTGGGATGCACCACCCGAGTCTCTGCTTTATCATCATCACCGTCATCCTCGTCGTCGTCGGGATTGTACGCCTCTGCACACACTGAAAGTAGCAGTAACATGTACGTTGAAATACTACACCGCAAATCAACAGTCCTGACACGACCTGCTCCAGTGACTGACCTGAAACTCTGCGACTGGATTTAGCCGTGATGGACACTGTGGGGAGAGATGATCAAGACCGTGTTAGAGTAGATTTGACaggtctatctatctgtctgtctgtctatctgtctgtctgagaaaaccaaaacattcaTGTAGTAATACTCACTAACAGTgtcttcctcctcgtcctcctcttcttcatcctctgtgGACTTGTTTGTGTCAAACGTGACTCCCTTTCTCGCAGCTTTTGCACCGCAGTTGTTGCCTCGTTGGtcatttctttgattttccAGAACTTGTGTAAAATGTCGCACGGCAAATTCGACCAGGTTGGACGGCCTGCGGCGAAGCACCTCCA from Solea senegalensis isolate Sse05_10M linkage group LG4, IFAPA_SoseM_1, whole genome shotgun sequence includes these protein-coding regions:
- the prkar2ab gene encoding LOW QUALITY PROTEIN: protein kinase, cAMP-dependent, regulatory, type II, alpha, B (The sequence of the model RefSeq protein was modified relative to this genomic sequence to represent the inferred CDS: substituted 1 base at 1 genomic stop codon); this encodes MSKQPQPISPLKNFFAGGFGGVCLVFAGHPLDTIKVRLQTQPKPKPGERLIYAGTLDCFKKTLAKEGMKGLYKGMAAPIIGVTPMFAVCFFGFGLGKKLQQKTPHDILTYPQLFAAGMLSGVFTTAIMAPGERIKCLLQIQASTGEVKYAGPMDCVKQLYGQSGIRGIYKGTALTLMRDVPASGMYFMSYEWLKNLLTPAGKRXISLEIPAGLKELLQGYTVEVLRRRPSNLVEFAVRHFTQVLENQRNDQRGNNCGAKAARKGVTFDTNKSTEDEEEEDEEEDTVMSITAKSSRRVSVCAEAYNPDDDEDDGDDDKAETRVVHPKTDEQRHRLQDACRDILLFKTLEREQFSEVLDAMFEVLVKAQEHIIDQGDDGDNFYVVEKGVYDIFVQKDGADVCVGKYDNKGSFGELALMYNTPRAATIIATQEGALWGLDRATFHRLIVKNNAKKRRTYEVFVESVPLLKSLELSERMKIVDVLGARAFKDGECVITQGETADCFYIVESGEVRITIKGKMKVGVDGVEEVEEVEEVEVARCSRGQYFGELALVTNKPRAASVYAVGQTKCLVIDVRAFERLLGPCMDIMKRNISQYQDQLVALFGSSVDS